A window of Mycolicibacterium fluoranthenivorans contains these coding sequences:
- a CDS encoding transglutaminase-like domain-containing protein, whose translation MLIREVGAHLDVDIAAPAALEFQIAVAPHPGAQVSESLTFVLNGQSVCPAEITGVHGNRIHKLEAAAGWLTVDYAATIVGRSEPAPVTDYDLSQYLRPSRYAESDKFFGFAGFEFGQFSDKATLLAKISSWVGARLSYVPGSSDPIDGAEDTLLAGAGVCRDYAHLVVALLRAVNVPARLVAAYAPGCVPMDFHAVAEAFVDGQWRVVDATCLAPRQTLVRIATGRDAADTAFLDNHGGSITLTNMVVTATTNQDLPFDPLDELVSIG comes from the coding sequence ATTCTCATCCGTGAGGTCGGAGCCCATCTCGACGTGGACATCGCCGCCCCGGCTGCCCTGGAGTTTCAGATTGCCGTCGCTCCGCATCCCGGAGCGCAGGTATCGGAGTCGTTGACCTTCGTCTTGAACGGACAATCGGTCTGTCCGGCCGAGATCACCGGCGTACACGGCAACCGGATCCACAAACTTGAAGCCGCCGCGGGTTGGCTGACCGTCGACTACGCCGCGACGATCGTCGGCCGGAGCGAGCCGGCACCGGTCACCGATTACGACCTGTCTCAGTATCTGAGACCGAGCCGCTACGCCGAATCGGACAAGTTCTTCGGCTTCGCCGGGTTCGAGTTCGGTCAATTCAGCGACAAGGCAACGCTGTTGGCCAAGATCTCATCGTGGGTCGGGGCCCGTTTGAGCTATGTGCCCGGATCCAGCGACCCCATCGACGGCGCCGAGGACACCTTGCTGGCGGGGGCCGGAGTGTGCCGCGACTACGCCCATCTGGTCGTCGCGCTGCTGCGCGCGGTGAACGTTCCGGCCCGCCTGGTCGCGGCGTACGCCCCGGGTTGCGTCCCGATGGATTTTCATGCCGTCGCCGAGGCTTTCGTGGACGGGCAGTGGCGCGTCGTCGATGCCACCTGCCTGGCGCCGCGCCAGACGCTGGTGCGTATCGCCACCGGACGCGACGCCGCGGACACGGCCTTCCTCGACAATCACGGCGGTTCGATCACCCTCACCAACATGGTGGTGACCGCGACCACCAATCAGGACCTGCCGTTCGACCCCTTGGACGAGTTGGTGTCGATCGGTTGA
- a CDS encoding DUF6131 family protein has translation MERGLGIILIAIGYLLPVPAVIATIGWIVLVVGLVLLVLGQIGRPIGGRKVWY, from the coding sequence GTGGAACGAGGCTTAGGCATCATCCTCATCGCGATCGGCTATCTTTTGCCGGTCCCGGCCGTCATCGCCACCATTGGCTGGATCGTTCTGGTCGTAGGCCTGGTGCTATTGGTTCTGGGCCAGATCGGGCGCCCGATCGGCGGCCGAAAAGTCTGGTATTGA
- a CDS encoding GAF and ANTAR domain-containing protein, with protein sequence MGEHRGSAAADRLCESCVALLGIDAAAISLVFDGTNHGTLGASGAAARRYDEAQFTYGEGPCLDAVARRAPVVSVDLADPSEIRWPAYGPAMLANRIHGVYAMPIVVAGEFVGALDFFQTDPVGLAPRQVAGVVAAAELARIPMLDLLDRKLHDSAVIPGSEAWSEFNVLTRAEVSQATGMIMAQLNIPAHTALVRLRAHAYATNRSATEVARDILARRLRLEAD encoded by the coding sequence ATGGGTGAGCATCGCGGCTCGGCTGCCGCAGACCGGCTGTGCGAGTCGTGTGTGGCACTGCTGGGCATCGACGCCGCGGCGATATCCCTGGTGTTCGACGGCACCAACCACGGGACGCTCGGCGCCAGCGGCGCAGCGGCCCGTCGGTATGACGAAGCGCAGTTCACCTACGGCGAGGGACCCTGCCTCGATGCGGTCGCCCGCCGGGCGCCGGTGGTGTCCGTCGATCTGGCTGATCCTTCCGAAATTCGTTGGCCTGCATACGGTCCGGCGATGCTTGCCAATCGCATACACGGGGTGTACGCCATGCCGATCGTGGTGGCGGGCGAGTTCGTCGGCGCCTTGGACTTCTTCCAGACGGACCCGGTCGGGTTGGCGCCCCGGCAGGTGGCCGGCGTGGTGGCGGCCGCCGAACTGGCGCGGATCCCGATGCTTGATCTGCTCGATCGGAAGCTGCACGACTCGGCCGTCATCCCCGGGAGCGAAGCGTGGTCGGAGTTCAACGTGCTGACCAGGGCGGAGGTGAGCCAGGCCACCGGCATGATCATGGCTCAACTCAATATCCCGGCCCACACTGCGCTCGTTCGACTGCGGGCACATGCGTACGCGACCAATCGCAGCGCCACCGAGGTGGCCCGCGACATTCTGGCCCGGCGGCTGCGACTGGAAGCCGACTGA
- a CDS encoding GGDEF domain-containing protein, with amino-acid sequence MNAPLVSPRPSDGYDHRFTEVDYLRGMERLVHAVQELSLARSLSDIQRIVRTSARELIGCDGTTFVLRDDGICYYADEDAIAPLWKGGRFPMTTCISGWVMLNRAAVVIPDIYADARIPHAAYRPTFVHSLVMVPIRTLEPVGAIGAYWAQERAATSREVSLLQALADSTSIAMENVRIYAELEQRVRDRTADLERANEEIHQMSLTDDLTGLTNRRGFYLLGESALRAARRNNHHCLLAYIDVDGLKRVNDELGHDAGDSLIADVSEVLRTMLRESDILARIGGDEFCVLVTEPGGDTARLKDRLAEAFRTFNTTQARPYRLSASVGLALTHPESSHTLDELLTLADELMYADKKAATESRAGGVNTG; translated from the coding sequence CTGAACGCCCCGCTGGTATCGCCCAGGCCGAGCGACGGGTACGACCATCGGTTCACCGAAGTCGACTATCTACGCGGCATGGAACGCCTGGTGCATGCGGTGCAGGAATTGTCACTGGCGCGCAGTCTGTCCGACATCCAGCGGATCGTGCGCACCTCGGCGCGTGAGCTCATCGGCTGCGACGGCACCACCTTCGTGTTGCGCGACGACGGGATCTGCTACTACGCGGACGAGGACGCCATTGCCCCGCTGTGGAAGGGCGGCCGCTTTCCCATGACGACCTGTATCAGCGGGTGGGTCATGCTCAACCGCGCCGCCGTCGTCATTCCGGACATCTATGCCGATGCCCGTATCCCGCACGCCGCGTACCGCCCGACCTTCGTGCACAGCCTGGTGATGGTGCCGATCCGCACACTCGAGCCGGTCGGGGCGATCGGCGCCTACTGGGCTCAGGAACGTGCCGCGACCTCACGCGAAGTGTCCCTGTTGCAGGCCCTCGCGGACTCCACTTCGATCGCCATGGAGAACGTGCGCATTTACGCGGAGTTGGAGCAGCGGGTGCGTGATCGCACCGCCGATCTCGAGCGGGCGAACGAGGAGATCCACCAGATGTCCCTCACCGATGACCTGACCGGACTCACCAATCGCCGCGGCTTCTACCTTCTCGGCGAGTCGGCGCTGCGCGCGGCCCGCCGGAACAACCACCACTGTCTGCTCGCCTATATCGATGTCGACGGGCTCAAACGGGTGAACGACGAGCTGGGGCATGACGCCGGCGACTCACTCATCGCCGACGTGAGTGAGGTGCTGCGGACCATGCTGCGCGAGTCGGACATCCTTGCCCGGATAGGCGGTGACGAGTTCTGTGTGCTGGTCACCGAACCCGGCGGAGACACGGCCAGACTCAAGGATCGTCTCGCCGAGGCGTTCCGGACGTTCAACACGACCCAGGCACGCCCCTATCGGTTGTCTGCGAGTGTGGGCCTGGCCCTGACCCATCCGGAGTCCTCACACACCCTGGACGAACTACTCACCCTCGCCGATGAGCTCATGTACGCGGACAAGAAGGCCGCTACCGAGTCACGGGCCGGCGGAGTGAACACGGGTTGA
- a CDS encoding IS1380 family transposase — translation MQVSHRFASDSAVFDDGNLVSCAGVVAVMTLAEQTGLSRLLGEKVHISAPRIKSGSANPAPKLATVVAGMVAGADCIDDVDILRSGGMKSLFDGVYAPSTVGTLLREFTFGHARQLESVLREHLVALCGRVDLLPNAAEQRVFIDIDSLLRPVYGHAKQGASYGHTKIAGKQILRKGLSPLATTISTASSAPVIAGMRLRAGKANSGKGAARMVAQAISTARAAGASGKILVRGDSAYGNRKVVAACVRAGAQFSLVMTRNPAIDRALAAIDDDAWTPVSYPGAVQDPDTGAWISDAEVAEIPYTAFASTPDAITARLVVRRVKDARYPDALFPVWRYHPFLTNTDLPVTEADVTHRQHAIIETVFADLIDGALAHIPSGRFGANSAWVLCAAIAHNLLRAAGVLAGERHGRARGSTLRRRIVNVPARLARPQRRPALHLPSRWPWSKAWLALWRSIIGHSPPQRAIP, via the coding sequence GTGCAAGTTTCGCATAGGTTCGCCTCGGATTCAGCGGTGTTCGACGATGGCAATCTCGTGTCGTGTGCCGGTGTGGTTGCGGTGATGACGTTGGCCGAGCAGACCGGGCTTTCGCGCTTGCTCGGCGAGAAGGTCCACATCAGCGCGCCGCGGATAAAGTCCGGGTCGGCGAACCCGGCACCGAAGCTGGCCACCGTGGTCGCAGGCATGGTTGCCGGTGCGGACTGCATCGATGACGTCGACATCCTGCGCAGCGGCGGGATGAAGTCGCTCTTCGACGGCGTGTACGCACCGTCGACGGTGGGAACGTTGCTGCGGGAGTTCACCTTCGGTCACGCCCGCCAGTTGGAGTCGGTGCTGCGCGAGCACCTGGTGGCGTTGTGCGGCCGGGTCGACCTGCTCCCCAACGCCGCCGAACAACGGGTGTTCATCGACATCGACTCGTTGCTGCGCCCGGTCTACGGCCACGCCAAACAAGGCGCCTCCTACGGGCACACCAAGATCGCCGGCAAGCAGATCCTGCGCAAGGGACTGTCCCCGCTCGCCACCACGATCAGCACCGCGTCCTCGGCTCCGGTGATCGCCGGGATGCGGCTCCGCGCCGGAAAGGCCAACTCGGGCAAGGGTGCCGCACGGATGGTCGCCCAAGCCATCAGCACCGCCCGCGCCGCCGGTGCCAGCGGGAAGATCCTGGTCCGCGGCGACTCGGCCTACGGCAACCGCAAGGTGGTCGCCGCGTGTGTCCGCGCAGGCGCCCAGTTCTCGCTGGTGATGACCCGCAACCCGGCCATCGACCGCGCGTTGGCCGCCATCGACGACGACGCGTGGACACCGGTGTCCTACCCCGGAGCGGTCCAAGATCCCGATACGGGGGCCTGGATCTCCGATGCCGAAGTCGCCGAAATCCCCTACACCGCATTCGCATCCACCCCCGATGCGATCACCGCCCGCCTGGTCGTGCGCCGCGTCAAAGACGCCCGCTACCCCGACGCGCTGTTCCCGGTGTGGCGGTATCACCCGTTCCTGACCAACACCGACCTGCCGGTCACCGAGGCCGACGTCACCCACCGCCAGCACGCGATCATCGAGACCGTGTTCGCCGATCTGATCGACGGAGCGTTGGCGCACATCCCGTCGGGCCGGTTCGGCGCGAACTCCGCCTGGGTGCTGTGCGCGGCGATCGCCCACAACCTGCTGCGCGCCGCCGGAGTCCTCGCCGGAGAACGTCACGGCCGAGCGCGGGGATCGACGCTGCGCCGCCGCATCGTCAACGTGCCAGCCCGACTGGCCCGTCCACAGCGCCGACCAGCCCTGCACCTACCTAGCCGCTGGCCCTGGTCGAAGGCCTGGCTTGCCCTGTGGCGCAGCATCATCGGACACAGCCCACCACAACGCGCGATCCCCTGA
- a CDS encoding iron chelate uptake ABC transporter family permease subunit gives MATATAEPELGAPQRRHLAGLACCAAVLMLVCVLSLAVGTQTVDLLTVWHAVTDYTDTGNQWIVYELRIPRTVLGIVVGIALGLSGALIQGITRNPLADSQILGLEGVAGLFVVSAIAFLGFHSLSSYLWFAFLGTFVAMLAVYGVAASGRLTATPVRMLLAGVAIGAVADGISFAIRLRHPRAFDSMRFWDAGALDGRPLEVAATVVPFVIVGAVLCLYVSHGLNAVALGDELAVAMGGNVVRTRVLGLLAVTLLTGAATAAAGPIGFVGLMVPHAVRWFTGPDWRWICAYCVLAAPALLLAADVVGRIVVPPGELPAGIVTAFIGAPVLIWLVRRTKASGL, from the coding sequence ATGGCGACAGCGACCGCGGAACCCGAACTCGGTGCCCCGCAGCGCAGGCATCTGGCCGGACTCGCGTGCTGTGCTGCGGTGCTGATGCTGGTGTGCGTTCTGAGCTTGGCCGTCGGCACGCAGACCGTCGATCTGTTGACGGTCTGGCATGCCGTGACCGACTACACCGACACCGGCAACCAGTGGATCGTGTATGAACTGCGCATCCCGCGCACCGTGTTGGGCATCGTCGTCGGTATCGCGCTCGGCCTGTCCGGGGCGCTGATCCAGGGCATCACCCGCAACCCGTTGGCCGACAGTCAGATCTTGGGTCTGGAAGGGGTGGCCGGGCTGTTCGTGGTGTCGGCGATCGCGTTCTTGGGCTTTCACTCCCTGTCGAGTTACCTCTGGTTCGCCTTTCTCGGTACCTTCGTGGCGATGCTCGCGGTCTACGGGGTGGCCGCGTCCGGCCGGCTGACGGCAACGCCGGTGCGGATGCTGTTGGCCGGCGTCGCGATAGGTGCGGTGGCCGACGGGATCTCGTTCGCCATCCGGCTGCGTCACCCGCGGGCCTTTGACTCGATGCGGTTCTGGGACGCCGGCGCGCTCGACGGCAGACCGTTGGAGGTGGCGGCCACGGTCGTCCCGTTCGTCATCGTCGGTGCGGTGCTGTGTCTGTACGTCAGCCATGGGCTCAACGCCGTCGCGCTCGGCGATGAGCTCGCGGTGGCCATGGGCGGCAACGTGGTCCGCACCAGAGTGCTCGGGTTGCTGGCGGTGACCTTGCTGACCGGAGCGGCGACGGCCGCGGCCGGGCCGATCGGATTCGTGGGTCTGATGGTGCCGCACGCCGTGCGGTGGTTCACCGGGCCGGACTGGCGCTGGATCTGTGCCTACTGCGTGCTCGCCGCGCCGGCGCTGCTGCTCGCCGCCGACGTGGTCGGTCGGATCGTGGTGCCACCGGGGGAACTGCCCGCCGGCATCGTCACCGCGTTCATCGGTGCCCCGGTGTTGATCTGGCTGGTCCGTCGCACCAAGGCGAGCGGCCTGTGA
- a CDS encoding siderophore-interacting protein, translating to MGTAQGVVTEVSDIGPHIRRVVFEVPDLDSLGLPEAGDAALGIYFPEPGQPGPPEMDGEPEGRNYSVRRRDGRQVTCDFVLHERGPATRWVRRAAPGQRVAVDHARSWYRPEPATSWQLLVADLSGLPALARILDELPADTEAAAIVEVADRADLTYLPQRSDIPVVVTIGTGNGLAPSRLPELVRAHPHPGGRGYCWFAGEAQATRMVRKYLRSEYGWVPDQYDIVGYWRFDSETWDRKYEAVSVEVEAIYERALAEGKSAKAAAEEYDLALERVGL from the coding sequence ATGGGAACCGCGCAGGGTGTCGTCACCGAAGTCAGCGATATCGGCCCACATATCCGCCGGGTGGTGTTCGAGGTGCCGGATCTGGACTCGCTCGGATTGCCCGAGGCCGGCGACGCCGCCCTCGGCATCTACTTTCCCGAGCCGGGGCAGCCCGGTCCGCCAGAGATGGACGGTGAACCCGAGGGTCGCAATTACAGCGTGCGTCGCCGCGACGGACGGCAGGTCACCTGCGACTTCGTCCTGCATGAACGCGGGCCGGCCACCCGATGGGTGCGGCGGGCGGCCCCGGGCCAGCGGGTGGCGGTGGACCACGCGCGCAGCTGGTACCGACCCGAGCCGGCCACCTCATGGCAGCTGCTGGTGGCTGACCTGTCCGGCCTACCGGCACTGGCCCGCATACTGGACGAACTTCCGGCCGATACCGAGGCCGCAGCGATCGTGGAGGTCGCCGACCGCGCCGATCTGACCTATCTGCCGCAGCGCTCCGATATCCCCGTCGTGGTCACCATCGGCACCGGCAACGGACTCGCCCCCAGCAGGCTGCCCGAGTTGGTCCGCGCTCACCCGCATCCCGGCGGCCGGGGATACTGCTGGTTCGCCGGGGAAGCGCAGGCCACCCGCATGGTCCGCAAGTACCTGCGCAGCGAATACGGTTGGGTGCCAGACCAATACGACATCGTCGGCTATTGGCGCTTCGACTCCGAGACCTGGGATCGCAAGTACGAGGCGGTCAGTGTCGAGGTCGAAGCCATCTACGAGCGTGCGCTGGCCGAGGGTAAGAGTGCGAAGGCCGCCGCCGAGGAATACGACCTGGCGCTCGAGCGCGTGGGCCTGTAG
- a CDS encoding ABC transporter ATP-binding protein has translation MTDLGARDLSLGYGDRRIVDGLTVDIAEGAITAIVGPNACGKSTLLRGLARLLRPVAGQVVLDGADIAGLRTKDVARKLGLLPQSSIAPEGITVADLVARGRFPHQRVLRQYARSDQQAVADAMAATGVTAISGRPVDELSGGQRQRVWVSMVLAQDTQVILLDEPTTYLDIAHQIELLDLFVELNATRGRTIVAVLHDLNHACRFADRIIAMKSGAIVAQGDPAEVITAELVEEVYGLRCQIIDDPETGTPLVIPRASARDKARADTRGTR, from the coding sequence ATGACGGATCTGGGCGCACGCGACTTGTCGCTGGGATACGGCGATCGTCGCATCGTCGACGGCTTGACGGTGGATATCGCCGAGGGGGCCATCACCGCGATCGTCGGTCCGAATGCCTGCGGCAAGTCCACCCTGTTGCGGGGGCTGGCGCGGTTGCTGCGTCCGGTGGCCGGTCAGGTCGTTCTCGACGGTGCCGATATCGCCGGGCTGCGGACCAAGGATGTTGCCCGCAAGCTGGGGCTGCTGCCGCAGAGCTCCATCGCCCCCGAGGGCATCACGGTCGCAGACCTGGTGGCACGCGGCCGGTTTCCGCATCAGCGGGTGTTACGGCAGTACGCGCGTTCCGACCAGCAGGCGGTGGCTGACGCCATGGCGGCCACCGGTGTCACCGCGATCTCCGGCCGGCCCGTCGACGAGCTCTCCGGCGGGCAGCGTCAGCGGGTGTGGGTGTCGATGGTGTTGGCGCAGGACACGCAGGTGATCCTGCTCGATGAGCCGACCACATATCTGGACATCGCCCACCAGATCGAACTGCTGGACCTCTTCGTGGAACTGAACGCCACCAGGGGCCGCACCATCGTGGCGGTGCTGCACGATCTGAACCATGCCTGCCGGTTCGCCGACCGGATCATCGCCATGAAGTCGGGTGCCATTGTGGCCCAGGGCGATCCGGCCGAGGTGATCACCGCGGAACTGGTCGAGGAGGTCTACGGCCTGAGATGCCAGATCATCGACGACCCGGAGACCGGGACGCCGTTGGTGATACCCCGGGCATCCGCTCGCGACAAGGCGCGGGCGGACACCCGGGGCACGCGTTAA
- a CDS encoding ANTAR domain-containing protein, translated as MSDLIAGIEERRQVEIAVGVLMGLSNCSQDEALRDFGAAVRESPVKAIDLATALIEMADDKVSPRYLQGMAPRCTAAGGTCCSEGTCCQGSAGPGGEFLASRSVGAGISSPQQDSFSCGHERCPRRIRVTMSDPAAAVGEEVCAADGLGQVPALRGGY; from the coding sequence TTGTCCGATCTGATTGCCGGGATCGAAGAGCGCCGACAGGTCGAGATAGCGGTCGGGGTGCTGATGGGCTTGAGCAATTGCTCGCAGGACGAGGCGCTGAGGGACTTCGGTGCTGCGGTCCGCGAATCGCCGGTGAAGGCGATCGACCTCGCCACCGCGCTGATAGAGATGGCCGACGACAAGGTATCTCCAAGGTATCTCCAAGGTATGGCGCCGAGGTGCACCGCCGCTGGGGGCACTTGCTGTAGCGAGGGCACGTGCTGCCAAGGATCCGCCGGTCCGGGCGGCGAGTTTCTGGCGAGCCGATCCGTCGGCGCCGGAATTTCGTCGCCACAACAGGATTCGTTTTCCTGCGGTCACGAGCGGTGTCCCCGCCGCATCCGCGTCACCATGTCCGATCCGGCAGCCGCGGTCGGCGAAGAAGTTTGTGCTGCAGATGGTTTGGGTCAAGTACCCGCTCTGCGGGGCGGCTATTGA
- a CDS encoding FecCD family ABC transporter permease, giving the protein MNRLQPVDFGRPQLVLRREPALALRASWRSIVVLSALGFGAVALAVLALGVGEYPVSPAEVIGVLTGREQGFVNVLVLQWRLPRIVLALVIGAALGMSGAIFQALTRNPLGSPDVIGFNFGAYTGALVVIGAFGGGYYLTALGGVIGGLLTAVVVYLLAYRNGMAGFRLIIVGIGVGAMLSSLNQWIILKIKLHQAITAAVWQQGTLNGLRWEQAVPVLVCVAIVVVVLVPIGPQLSILQLGDDAAGGLGLRPERARIAYFGVGVLLIAVATAAAGPISFVALAAPQLARRVVGTPGVGLISSAVMGAFLLLSSDLIALRIFAPAELPVGAVTVVAGGAYLIWLLVMQARRQ; this is encoded by the coding sequence GTGAATCGGCTCCAGCCCGTTGATTTCGGGCGTCCTCAGCTGGTGCTGCGCCGTGAACCGGCACTGGCACTACGGGCATCGTGGCGCAGTATCGTCGTGCTCTCGGCGCTCGGGTTCGGCGCCGTGGCGCTGGCGGTGCTGGCGCTGGGTGTGGGGGAGTACCCGGTGTCACCCGCCGAGGTGATCGGGGTGCTGACCGGTCGGGAACAGGGCTTCGTCAACGTCCTGGTGCTGCAATGGCGACTGCCCAGGATTGTGCTCGCCCTGGTGATCGGTGCGGCCCTGGGCATGTCGGGTGCCATCTTCCAAGCGCTGACCCGAAACCCACTGGGCAGTCCCGATGTCATCGGGTTCAACTTCGGCGCCTACACCGGTGCGTTGGTGGTCATCGGTGCCTTCGGCGGCGGGTACTACCTCACCGCACTCGGTGGGGTGATCGGTGGCCTGCTCACCGCGGTGGTGGTGTACCTGCTGGCCTACCGCAACGGGATGGCCGGCTTCCGGCTCATCATCGTCGGTATCGGCGTGGGCGCCATGCTCAGCTCGCTGAATCAGTGGATCATCCTGAAAATCAAATTGCACCAGGCGATCACGGCGGCCGTCTGGCAGCAGGGCACCCTCAACGGGCTGCGCTGGGAACAGGCCGTCCCCGTGCTGGTGTGTGTCGCGATCGTGGTGGTCGTCCTGGTGCCGATCGGCCCGCAGTTGTCGATCCTGCAGTTGGGTGACGACGCGGCGGGAGGTCTCGGACTTCGGCCCGAGCGAGCCCGCATCGCTTATTTCGGTGTGGGGGTGTTGCTCATCGCGGTGGCCACTGCGGCGGCCGGGCCCATCTCGTTCGTGGCGTTGGCCGCACCCCAACTGGCGCGTCGGGTGGTGGGCACACCGGGTGTGGGGCTCATCTCGTCGGCGGTCATGGGCGCGTTCCTGCTGTTGTCCAGCGATCTGATCGCACTGAGGATCTTTGCCCCGGCCGAACTTCCGGTGGGTGCGGTCACCGTGGTGGCCGGCGGGGCGTATCTGATCTGGCTGCTTGTCATGCAGGCCCGGCGGCAGTAG
- a CDS encoding DUF5994 family protein, whose amino-acid sequence MTSHQSRKSDSNGTVPAETPRLRLKPKAPPQGRSDGAWWPHGGDLAAELPDLLAVLSVRLGRIERVLYNVNEWTAPPPKLVTGGRTVRLDGYVRQPVGTIEILGLDGERVIVDVIPPGEEAGSAHSKMMAAAQPADGDASETTQTPSLMAMGS is encoded by the coding sequence ATGACGTCACACCAGTCACGTAAGAGTGATTCGAATGGAACGGTCCCGGCAGAGACGCCGCGACTGCGCCTGAAGCCCAAGGCGCCCCCGCAGGGCCGGTCGGACGGGGCGTGGTGGCCGCACGGCGGCGACCTTGCTGCTGAGCTGCCTGATCTGTTGGCAGTGCTGTCGGTTCGCCTCGGTCGCATCGAGCGAGTGTTGTACAACGTCAATGAGTGGACGGCGCCGCCACCCAAGCTCGTCACGGGTGGCCGAACCGTTCGTCTCGACGGATATGTGCGGCAGCCTGTCGGCACGATCGAGATTCTCGGGCTGGACGGGGAACGCGTGATCGTCGACGTCATTCCGCCGGGCGAGGAGGCTGGTTCCGCGCACAGCAAGATGATGGCAGCGGCGCAACCAGCCGATGGGGATGCGTCTGAGACCACACAGACCCCCTCGCTGATGGCGATGGGGTCTTGA
- a CDS encoding DUF6307 family protein has translation MNAPTTIRTPYQRRVELVKETLLTSAALDDDSAGKLAVQVLHALDTIPEKIR, from the coding sequence ATGAACGCCCCGACAACCATCCGTACGCCCTACCAAAGGCGCGTCGAGCTCGTCAAAGAAACACTGCTGACATCGGCGGCCCTCGATGACGACAGCGCCGGCAAGCTCGCTGTGCAGGTGCTGCATGCGCTCGACACCATCCCCGAGAAGATCCGCTAG
- a CDS encoding GAF and ANTAR domain-containing protein: MPTYPQSIAAQLAALVTEVHRGTAPEAAGLRDLIDSACEHVPGAQYVGITMADHADGITTVAASHRYPALLDEIQQRYQEGPCVSAAWEHATICIRDLETDHRWPRYRHEVLSQSPIRSVMAFELFADGPTMGALNFYAERPHAFDQESVELGLVFATHISLAWAVVRRQEQFRSALASRDLIGQAKGMIMERYRVDAVHAFELLKRLSQISNSKVVDVAQALIAAEFPPPAHHR, encoded by the coding sequence GTGCCCACGTATCCGCAGTCCATCGCCGCGCAGCTCGCGGCGTTGGTGACTGAGGTCCATCGTGGTACCGCACCGGAGGCCGCTGGACTTCGCGACCTCATCGACAGCGCATGCGAACACGTGCCCGGCGCGCAGTATGTCGGGATCACGATGGCTGACCATGCGGATGGCATCACCACGGTGGCGGCTTCGCACCGTTACCCCGCATTATTAGACGAGATCCAGCAGCGTTACCAGGAGGGCCCCTGCGTCTCGGCCGCCTGGGAGCACGCCACGATATGCATCCGCGACCTCGAAACCGATCATCGATGGCCCCGCTACCGCCACGAGGTGTTGAGCCAGAGCCCCATCCGTTCGGTGATGGCCTTCGAGTTGTTCGCGGACGGCCCCACGATGGGTGCCTTGAACTTTTACGCCGAGCGGCCGCACGCGTTCGACCAGGAATCCGTCGAACTCGGACTGGTCTTCGCCACCCACATTTCGCTCGCCTGGGCAGTCGTACGGCGTCAGGAGCAATTTCGCAGCGCCCTGGCCAGCCGCGACCTCATCGGACAGGCAAAGGGCATGATCATGGAGCGGTATCGCGTCGATGCCGTCCACGCTTTCGAACTGCTGAAGCGCCTGTCGCAGATATCGAACAGCAAGGTGGTTGACGTCGCGCAGGCACTGATTGCCGCCGAATTCCCGCCACCGGCTCACCACCGGTGA